One genomic segment of Kordiimonas sp. SCSIO 12603 includes these proteins:
- a CDS encoding vitamin B12-dependent ribonucleotide reductase yields the protein MRIERHFTKEISCPYSAQEWQTSVSEIRNPDGSIVFHMDNVEVPNSWSQVATDIIAQKYFRKAGVPQALKAVEENDIPSWLWRKEPDNATLELMPEAKRYGPETSAKQVFDRLAGTWTYWGWKGGYFEAEEDAKAFYDEMRYMLANQMCAPNSPQWFNTGLHWAYGIDGPAQGHHYVDFETGKLTNSKSAYEHPQPHACFIQSVADDLVNEGGIMDLWTREARLFKYGSGTGSNFSNVRGSGEGLSGGGQSSGLMSFLKIGDRAAGAIKSGGTTRRAAKMVVVDIDHPDVEEFIGWKVVEEQKVAALVTGSKLNEIHLNLIMKSCHEAKADLGDDAFVPKANKALKKEILAARKVMIPENYIQRVIQFAKQGYASIEFQSYNTDWDSEAYLTVSGQNSNNSIRVSDDFMSAVKDGKPWELKNRICGTVAKTLDAKELWRDVGHAAWACADPGIQFHTTINDWHTCPESGEIRASNPCSEYMFLDDTACNLASLNLLTFRNEDGSFKVDSFKHAVRLWTMVLEISVLMAQFPSKEIAKLSYEYRTLGLGFANIGGLLMSLGLSYDSDEGRAICGAISALMTGQSYATSAEMASELGAFPGYKKNAKHMLRVIRNHRRAAYGQEDGYENLNITPVPLDIANCKDQAIAVAAAEVWDKALELGEEHGFRNAQSSVIAPTGTIGLVMDCDTTGIEPDFALVKFKKLAGGGYFKIINRIVPQALKVLGYSTDQIKDIEEYAVGHGTLKGAPAINHDTLRAKGFQDRELEMLEEQLKNAFDIKFVFNQWTLGTDFCKETLGFTDDQLNDYNFDMVTALGFSKEDISAANIYCCGAMTLEQAPHLKEEHYGVFDCANPCGKIGKRYLSWESHIRMMAAAQPFISGAISKTINMPNDADVDDCMAAYELSWSLALKANALYRDGSKLSQPLNAALLDDEDLSEELEDKTLAEKTEIVAERIIERIIEKDGPAKRRKLPERRKGYTQKAIVGGHKVYLRTGEYNDGSIGEIFIDMHKEGAAFRSLMNNFAIAISIGLQYGVPLEEYVDAFTFTRFEPFGRVEGNDTIKMATSLLDYIFRELAISYLGRDDLAHATPADFSHDTTGRGAKDDGLPDVEPEVSEALARVQQLTSSGYTRGNNLVVLKNSKKTDDKSIETVSMATGTDTATVSAVGVATQTIVGPDARVAAKMKGYEGDACGECGNFTLVRNGTCLKCDTCGGTSGCS from the coding sequence ATGCGCATTGAACGGCACTTTACTAAAGAAATTTCCTGTCCATATTCAGCACAAGAATGGCAAACTTCTGTCAGCGAAATCAGAAATCCCGACGGGTCTATCGTTTTCCATATGGATAATGTGGAAGTGCCAAACAGTTGGTCACAAGTAGCAACAGATATTATCGCTCAAAAGTACTTTCGTAAGGCCGGGGTGCCTCAGGCGCTTAAAGCTGTTGAGGAAAATGATATACCAAGTTGGCTTTGGCGCAAAGAACCTGATAACGCCACACTGGAACTAATGCCTGAAGCAAAACGCTATGGTCCAGAAACCAGTGCAAAACAGGTTTTTGACCGTTTAGCTGGCACATGGACTTATTGGGGCTGGAAAGGTGGCTACTTTGAAGCGGAAGAAGATGCCAAAGCCTTTTATGATGAAATGCGTTATATGCTCGCCAACCAGATGTGTGCGCCAAATTCACCGCAGTGGTTCAACACAGGCCTGCACTGGGCTTACGGCATTGATGGGCCTGCTCAGGGCCACCATTATGTAGATTTTGAGACAGGTAAACTTACCAATTCCAAAAGTGCCTATGAGCACCCTCAACCACATGCCTGCTTTATTCAATCTGTTGCCGATGATCTTGTGAACGAAGGCGGCATTATGGATCTTTGGACCCGCGAGGCCCGCCTCTTTAAATATGGTTCAGGTACGGGTTCAAACTTCTCTAACGTACGCGGTAGCGGTGAAGGCCTTTCAGGCGGCGGCCAATCATCCGGCCTGATGAGTTTCCTAAAGATTGGTGACCGTGCAGCTGGCGCTATTAAATCAGGCGGGACAACCCGCCGTGCAGCCAAAATGGTTGTCGTGGATATTGATCACCCCGATGTTGAGGAATTTATTGGCTGGAAAGTTGTTGAAGAACAAAAGGTAGCAGCGCTTGTTACAGGCTCTAAACTTAATGAAATTCACCTCAATCTCATTATGAAATCTTGTCATGAAGCGAAAGCTGATCTTGGGGATGATGCCTTTGTTCCAAAAGCCAATAAAGCGCTAAAGAAGGAGATACTGGCAGCCCGCAAAGTTATGATCCCTGAAAACTATATTCAGCGGGTTATTCAGTTCGCTAAGCAGGGATATGCTTCTATTGAATTCCAATCTTATAATACTGATTGGGATTCCGAAGCTTATCTCACTGTTTCAGGACAAAACTCCAACAATTCCATCCGTGTTTCAGATGATTTCATGTCAGCTGTTAAGGACGGTAAACCATGGGAGCTGAAGAATAGAATTTGCGGTACAGTCGCCAAAACACTTGATGCAAAAGAACTCTGGCGTGATGTGGGCCATGCTGCATGGGCATGTGCTGATCCAGGCATTCAGTTCCATACAACGATCAATGATTGGCATACTTGTCCAGAATCTGGTGAAATCAGAGCGTCAAATCCTTGTTCTGAGTATATGTTCCTTGATGATACGGCATGTAACCTTGCATCCCTTAATCTGCTGACGTTTCGTAATGAGGATGGTTCTTTCAAAGTAGATAGTTTCAAACACGCGGTTCGCCTCTGGACAATGGTGTTGGAAATCTCCGTTTTGATGGCCCAATTCCCTTCAAAGGAAATTGCAAAGCTCTCATACGAATACCGTACCTTGGGGCTTGGCTTCGCCAATATAGGCGGCCTTTTGATGAGCCTTGGCCTTTCATACGATAGTGATGAAGGCCGCGCGATCTGCGGTGCCATCTCTGCACTTATGACAGGTCAATCTTATGCTACATCTGCAGAAATGGCATCTGAACTTGGTGCTTTCCCAGGCTATAAGAAGAATGCCAAACACATGCTGCGGGTTATTCGTAACCATCGCCGCGCCGCTTATGGCCAAGAAGATGGCTATGAAAACCTGAATATCACCCCGGTACCGCTTGATATTGCCAACTGTAAAGATCAGGCAATTGCAGTCGCAGCAGCAGAAGTTTGGGATAAAGCTCTTGAACTGGGTGAAGAACACGGCTTCCGCAATGCTCAATCTTCAGTAATTGCCCCAACAGGCACAATTGGCCTTGTAATGGACTGCGATACCACAGGTATTGAACCAGATTTTGCCTTAGTGAAGTTCAAGAAACTTGCTGGTGGTGGCTATTTTAAAATCATCAACCGTATTGTACCTCAAGCATTGAAGGTTCTTGGATACTCAACAGATCAAATCAAAGATATCGAAGAATATGCGGTTGGTCACGGTACCCTCAAAGGTGCGCCAGCTATTAATCACGATACACTTAGAGCAAAAGGCTTCCAAGACCGTGAACTGGAGATGCTCGAAGAACAGCTTAAAAATGCCTTCGACATCAAATTTGTCTTCAATCAATGGACTTTGGGAACTGATTTCTGCAAAGAAACACTTGGTTTCACTGATGATCAGCTGAACGATTACAATTTTGATATGGTTACGGCTCTCGGTTTCTCTAAAGAAGATATTTCTGCGGCTAATATTTATTGTTGTGGCGCCATGACACTTGAGCAAGCACCGCATCTAAAAGAAGAACATTACGGTGTATTTGACTGCGCAAACCCTTGCGGCAAAATCGGTAAACGATACCTTTCCTGGGAAAGCCATATACGGATGATGGCAGCCGCTCAGCCATTTATCTCTGGTGCAATCTCAAAAACCATTAACATGCCAAACGATGCAGATGTTGATGACTGTATGGCGGCCTATGAACTTAGTTGGTCACTCGCTCTTAAAGCAAACGCGTTATATAGAGATGGCTCAAAGCTCAGCCAGCCGCTCAATGCCGCTCTTCTTGACGATGAAGACTTAAGCGAAGAGCTTGAAGATAAAACACTCGCTGAAAAAACAGAAATTGTTGCAGAGCGCATTATCGAACGGATCATCGAAAAGGATGGACCTGCAAAACGCCGTAAACTACCAGAACGCCGTAAAGGTTACACCCAGAAAGCCATTGTTGGGGGCCATAAGGTTTACCTGAGAACGGGTGAATATAATGACGGTTCTATCGGCGAAATTTTCATTGATATGCATAAAGAAGGTGCTGCCTTCCGATCACTGATGAACAACTTTGCCATCGCAATCTCAATCGGCCTCCAGTACGGCGTGCCCCTTGAAGAATATGTCGATGCATTCACCTTCACCCGATTCGAACCATTTGGCCGAGTTGAAGGAAATGACACCATTAAAATGGCCACTTCACTTCTGGATTATATTTTCCGCGAACTTGCTATCAGTTATTTGGGCCGAGATGATCTTGCACATGCAACCCCTGCTGATTTCTCTCACGACACAACGGGCAGAGGCGCGAAAGACGACGGTTTGCCTGATGTTGAGCCAGAAGTTTCAGAAGCATTGGCCCGTGTTCAACAGCTCACCTCGTCTGGTTACACACGCGGAAACAACCTTGTCGTGTTAAAAAATTCAAAAAAAACGGATGACAAATCGATAGAAACAGTTTCTATGGCAACAGGCACAGATACGGCTACGGTTTCTGCAGTTGGTGTTGCGACACAAACAATTGTAGGCCCAGACGCTAGAGTAGCCGCCAAAATGAAAGGGTATGAAGGAGACGCATGCGGTGAATGCGGGAACTTCACCCTAGTTCGCAACGGCACATGCCTGAAATGCGATACATGTGGCGGAACAAGCGGTTGTAGCTAA
- a CDS encoding NADH:ubiquinone oxidoreductase subunit NDUFA12 translates to MSSLFEGIFKSPIFTWWNSATFGTRLFTSRKGELVGTDDQGNEYYREKGGKRRWVIYKNGPVEASRVPAEWHGWLHYTVDELPHEQKIVTREWEKEHMPNLTGTAAAHVPQARPDEPEYEAWRP, encoded by the coding sequence ATGAGTTCACTATTCGAAGGTATTTTCAAATCTCCTATCTTTACCTGGTGGAATTCGGCCACTTTTGGCACACGACTTTTCACAAGCCGTAAAGGTGAATTGGTTGGTACTGATGACCAAGGGAATGAATATTACCGTGAAAAAGGCGGTAAGCGCCGTTGGGTGATCTACAAAAACGGTCCGGTTGAGGCATCTCGTGTGCCTGCAGAATGGCACGGTTGGTTGCACTATACTGTTGATGAACTACCACATGAGCAAAAAATCGTTACTCGTGAGTGGGAAAAAGAGCATATGCCAAACCTGACAGGTACAGCGGCAGCTCATGTACCACAAGCGCGCCCTGATGAGCCAGAATATGAGGCTTGGCGTCCATAA
- the mlaD gene encoding outer membrane lipid asymmetry maintenance protein MlaD, translating into MSSNLVESIIGAVVLLVAGWFLIFAYERTDTVTSEGYVLSARFERIDGLNIGSDVRVAGIKVGSIVDSTLDTKTYQAVVRFSVANNVELPLDTAAAISSESLLGGAYLSLLPGGEEEMLQNGDEIEETQGAVDLVGLIGKFTSGDSDDDSR; encoded by the coding sequence ATGTCCAGTAACTTAGTAGAATCCATTATCGGTGCGGTCGTATTGTTGGTTGCCGGTTGGTTTTTAATCTTTGCGTATGAACGTACAGATACAGTTACATCCGAAGGATATGTTCTCTCTGCTCGTTTTGAGCGCATCGACGGCCTTAATATCGGAAGTGATGTTCGCGTTGCAGGTATTAAGGTTGGCTCTATCGTAGACAGTACACTAGATACCAAAACCTATCAGGCTGTTGTCAGGTTTTCCGTGGCGAATAATGTCGAACTGCCGCTTGATACGGCTGCTGCGATTTCTTCTGAAAGCCTTCTTGGTGGCGCTTATCTAAGCCTGTTGCCCGGCGGCGAAGAAGAAATGCTTCAAAATGGTGACGAAATCGAAGAAACACAAGGCGCCGTAGATCTTGTTGGTTTGATCGGTAAGTTTACATCAGGTGATTCTGATGATGATAGTCGCTAG
- a CDS encoding DUF2155 domain-containing protein — protein MMIVARTLIAAVSLFIGGSALNAQQDQSGSVIPPENAEQHNVIVLRALDKITARITELEIEIGKTIPFGTLEITARYCRTRPPIEPPETFGYLEIKDLKRNGERDRVFDGWMVASSPALNALEHPVYDVWVINCKMVEAGASSDSEK, from the coding sequence ATGATGATAGTCGCTAGAACGCTTATTGCGGCTGTATCTCTTTTTATTGGCGGTTCAGCCCTCAATGCACAGCAAGATCAATCTGGTTCAGTAATTCCACCTGAAAATGCTGAACAGCATAATGTAATCGTACTACGTGCACTGGATAAAATTACCGCACGGATCACTGAGCTTGAAATAGAAATTGGCAAGACCATTCCCTTTGGAACGCTTGAGATAACAGCACGTTATTGCCGTACAAGACCACCCATAGAACCACCAGAGACCTTTGGGTACCTTGAGATCAAGGACCTTAAACGTAATGGTGAACGTGACCGTGTGTTTGATGGTTGGATGGTGGCTTCAAGCCCGGCGCTGAACGCGCTCGAACACCCAGTTTATGATGTTTGGGTTATCAACTGTAAAATGGTTGAAGCAGGCGCATCTTCTGATAGCGAAAAATAG
- the aat gene encoding leucyl/phenylalanyl-tRNA--protein transferase — MPHETITPNLLLQAYANGIFPMSEDREDKELFWVDPDFRGIIPLDQFHIPRSLKKAIKKEPFRVTTDEAFRDVVKACSMPARGRETTWISERIEAMYADLHQRGFAHSVECWEGEELVGGLYGVSLGAAFFGESMFSTRTNASKIALAYLVARLKNAGFALLDSQFITDHLKQFGAVEIPRETYHQFLTEALHAPHPDYFSLSEDAPASTILQLITQTS; from the coding sequence ATGCCACATGAGACCATAACCCCGAATTTACTCCTTCAAGCTTATGCAAACGGTATCTTCCCTATGTCGGAAGACCGCGAAGATAAAGAGCTTTTCTGGGTTGATCCAGATTTCAGAGGCATCATCCCTCTTGATCAATTCCACATCCCTCGTTCCTTGAAAAAAGCCATAAAGAAAGAGCCTTTCAGGGTAACTACTGATGAGGCCTTTAGAGATGTGGTTAAAGCATGCTCCATGCCCGCGCGCGGTAGAGAAACCACCTGGATCAGTGAACGTATTGAAGCCATGTATGCTGATCTGCACCAGAGAGGCTTTGCACACTCGGTTGAGTGCTGGGAAGGTGAGGAGCTGGTCGGCGGGCTGTACGGTGTATCCTTGGGCGCAGCCTTCTTTGGTGAAAGTATGTTCAGCACCCGTACTAATGCCAGCAAAATCGCTCTCGCTTATCTGGTCGCTCGTTTAAAAAATGCTGGTTTTGCCTTATTGGACAGCCAATTTATTACCGATCATCTGAAGCAATTTGGGGCTGTCGAAATACCAAGGGAAACCTACCACCAGTTCCTGACGGAGGCATTACATGCCCCTCACCCTGACTATTTTTCGCTATCAGAAGATGCGCCTGCTTCAACCATTTTACAGTTGATAACCCAAACATCATAA
- the accC gene encoding acetyl-CoA carboxylase biotin carboxylase subunit produces MVQKVLIANRGEIALRIHRACHEMGLKTVAVHSTADADAMHVRLADESVCIGPPASADSYLNIASIMTAAEITGADAIHPGYGFLSENADFADIVKEHDIAFIGPNGDHIRQMGDKITAKETVKKLGIPVVPGSEGGITNDDEAKRVCEEIGYPVIIKASAGGGGRGMQIVRSADELSVKLNTCRTEAKAAFGDDAVYIEKFLTKPRHIEFQIIGDSHGNCIHLGERDCSLQRRHQKVLEEAPSPVIDSETRERMGGIVAKAMADFGYCGAGTIEFLYEDGEFYFIEMNTRVQVEHPVTEMITGIDIVREQIRVAAGEKLSYTQDMVRFHGHAIECRVNAEHPFNFMPSPGTVTQYHPPGGLNVRCDSAVYAGYRIPPYYDSMVAKLIVSGYTREGCLLRLRRSLEEYVIDGITTTIPLHQALMDDEDFQKGDYDIHWLEKFLEDKQD; encoded by the coding sequence ATGGTTCAAAAAGTCCTTATTGCTAACCGTGGTGAAATCGCTCTGCGTATTCACCGCGCTTGCCATGAAATGGGCCTTAAAACAGTTGCGGTTCATTCCACAGCTGATGCTGACGCGATGCACGTACGCCTTGCAGACGAAAGTGTTTGTATCGGCCCACCAGCATCCGCTGATAGTTATCTGAATATCGCGTCTATTATGACTGCGGCAGAAATCACCGGAGCGGATGCTATCCACCCTGGTTACGGTTTCCTTTCAGAGAATGCTGATTTTGCAGATATCGTTAAAGAACACGATATAGCCTTTATTGGCCCTAATGGTGATCATATCCGCCAGATGGGTGACAAGATTACAGCCAAAGAGACAGTGAAAAAGCTTGGTATCCCGGTTGTTCCAGGTTCTGAAGGCGGTATCACAAACGATGACGAAGCAAAACGTGTTTGTGAAGAAATCGGTTACCCGGTGATCATTAAAGCCTCTGCAGGCGGCGGTGGTCGCGGTATGCAGATTGTACGTAGTGCAGATGAACTTAGTGTAAAGCTGAATACCTGCCGTACAGAAGCAAAAGCTGCTTTTGGTGATGATGCGGTTTACATTGAGAAATTCCTCACTAAACCACGCCACATTGAATTCCAGATCATTGGCGACAGCCATGGTAACTGTATTCACCTAGGTGAGCGCGACTGTTCACTTCAGCGTCGCCACCAGAAGGTTCTTGAAGAAGCCCCTTCTCCGGTTATTGACAGTGAAACACGTGAACGGATGGGCGGCATTGTTGCTAAAGCAATGGCTGATTTCGGCTACTGCGGTGCGGGTACTATCGAATTCCTTTATGAAGACGGTGAGTTCTATTTCATTGAAATGAACACACGTGTTCAGGTGGAGCACCCAGTGACAGAAATGATCACTGGTATCGATATTGTACGTGAACAAATCCGCGTAGCAGCTGGCGAAAAGCTCTCCTACACGCAGGATATGGTTCGCTTCCACGGCCACGCTATTGAATGCCGCGTGAACGCAGAACACCCGTTCAACTTCATGCCAAGCCCAGGTACAGTAACTCAGTATCATCCTCCGGGTGGTCTGAATGTACGCTGTGACAGTGCTGTATATGCTGGATACCGCATTCCACCATACTACGACAGCATGGTGGCAAAGTTGATTGTATCAGGCTACACCCGTGAAGGCTGTCTCCTGCGCTTGCGCCGTTCGCTTGAAGAATATGTGATTGATGGCATCACAACCACAATCCCGCTTCATCAGGCACTTATGGACGATGAGGATTTCCAAAAAGGTGATTATGATATTCACTGGCTTGAGAAATTCCTTGAGGACAAGCAAGACTAA
- the accB gene encoding acetyl-CoA carboxylase biotin carboxyl carrier protein: MSKLKDYKELIRELAELLDKSTLSEIEVEEDDFRIRVAREVAGSVNYTVPTAAPVAAPAPMAAPAPAAAPTAPAAEAPAAANAADHPGALKAPMVGTAYTAPSPDADAFVKVGDKVSEGDPLLIIEAMKVMNQIKAPKSGTVKEIFFADAQPIEFGEVLLIIE, encoded by the coding sequence ATGTCAAAATTAAAAGATTATAAAGAACTCATTCGTGAACTGGCTGAACTGCTGGACAAATCAACTCTTTCCGAAATTGAAGTGGAAGAAGATGATTTTCGCATCCGCGTAGCGCGCGAAGTTGCCGGCTCAGTAAACTATACGGTTCCTACAGCAGCACCTGTTGCAGCCCCTGCCCCTATGGCAGCTCCGGCTCCAGCTGCCGCACCAACTGCTCCTGCAGCAGAAGCACCAGCCGCAGCAAACGCTGCTGATCATCCTGGCGCATTGAAGGCGCCAATGGTTGGTACAGCTTACACAGCACCATCACCAGATGCCGATGCTTTTGTGAAAGTAGGCGATAAAGTTTCTGAGGGTGACCCGCTTCTTATTATTGAAGCGATGAAAGTTATGAACCAAATCAAAGCTCCAAAATCAGGCACCGTAAAAGAAATTTTCTTTGCTGACGCTCAGCCTATTGAATTTGGCGAAGTACTTCTGATTATTGAATAA
- the aroQ gene encoding type II 3-dehydroquinate dehydratase, with translation MNKENHKKILVLNGPNLNLLGTREPETYGHNTIDQLEALSVEAAAKHGLTVDFRQTNSEGILVDWIQEGRNGYAAIILNAAAYTHTSVAIHDAIAAITTPVIEVHLSNVFAREEYRHHSYVSDVAKGVICGFGTHGYVLAIDSVASMLRNQS, from the coding sequence ATGAATAAAGAAAACCATAAAAAGATTTTGGTGCTTAACGGACCAAATCTGAACCTGCTTGGTACACGTGAGCCGGAAACTTATGGCCATAACACGATTGATCAATTGGAAGCCTTGTCGGTGGAAGCAGCGGCAAAGCATGGGCTGACAGTCGATTTTAGACAAACTAATTCAGAAGGCATTCTTGTTGATTGGATACAGGAAGGCAGAAATGGGTATGCAGCAATTATTCTGAATGCTGCAGCATATACCCATACCTCTGTTGCTATCCATGATGCGATTGCCGCAATTACTACTCCCGTGATTGAGGTGCATTTATCCAATGTATTCGCGCGGGAAGAGTACCGACACCACTCTTACGTTTCCGACGTTGCGAAAGGTGTAATTTGTGGGTTCGGTACGCACGGATATGTGCTTGCGATTGATTCCGTAGCGTCTATGCTACGCAACCAGTCTTGA
- a CDS encoding DsbA family protein — protein sequence MYKPLKNMLAAVTLAVPAIFGATAQEAAPTDRQAIESIIQEYLLENPEVIERAIIELQRRRQLAQMLPAINLYRGYLENDPEAPVLGNPNGDVTIVEFFDYRCGFCRRHFPEVLKLVKEDGNIRYIPRQYPVLDREGDTPVSLLTSYAALAAHKQGKFEEFHIAAMTSPGQLTEERIYEIAGSVGLNVDQLKTDMKDKLVEKSVRNTLSIGQDIGFTGTPGYIIGDDVVLGAEGYFRLLEAVDRARKDTSKETASSR from the coding sequence ATGTATAAACCACTTAAAAATATGCTTGCGGCCGTTACACTAGCCGTTCCAGCAATTTTTGGAGCTACAGCTCAAGAAGCTGCTCCAACAGATCGTCAAGCAATTGAGAGTATTATCCAAGAATACTTGCTTGAGAACCCCGAAGTAATTGAGCGCGCGATTATTGAACTTCAACGTCGCCGCCAACTTGCTCAGATGTTGCCGGCAATCAACCTTTATCGCGGGTATCTGGAAAATGACCCTGAAGCCCCCGTACTAGGTAACCCTAATGGCGATGTAACTATTGTAGAATTCTTTGATTACCGCTGTGGCTTCTGTCGTCGCCACTTCCCTGAAGTGTTAAAGCTGGTAAAAGAAGACGGTAACATTCGTTACATTCCGCGCCAGTACCCCGTACTCGACCGTGAAGGTGATACACCAGTATCATTACTTACTTCCTATGCTGCTCTAGCGGCTCACAAGCAAGGTAAGTTTGAAGAGTTTCACATTGCAGCAATGACATCCCCGGGCCAGCTTACCGAAGAGCGTATCTATGAGATTGCAGGTTCAGTAGGCCTTAATGTCGATCAACTAAAGACCGATATGAAAGATAAACTGGTTGAAAAAAGCGTGCGCAACACGTTAAGCATTGGCCAAGACATTGGCTTCACTGGCACACCGGGGTACATTATCGGTGATGATGTAGTACTCGGCGCAGAAGGTTACTTCCGTCTCCTAGAGGCAGTTGACCGCGCAAGGAAAGATACCTCCAAAGAAACTGCTTCAAGCAGATAA
- a CDS encoding M48 family metalloprotease, which yields MRKLLKKIASTLVCAIALAHQAYAQSILRDAETEAFLHEISDPIFIAAGLDPRSVNIYLLSDPSLNAFVTGGQNIFIHSGLIMASDDVNQLLGVIAHETGHIAGGHLVGIRDAASTAGNFSILSLVLGAAAIAAGSPDAGIGLLAAGQTVAQRQFLAFNRVQESSADQAGAKYLNELGISGKGLIQFFDKLRDQEVLAYIRQDPYIRSHPLNRTRILSLEQVLGQSEYYNKPPNPKHNEQFNRLKAKLQGYIQRPSDTLKEYPLSDKTASARYARVYAYHKALEWDLALSEADALIEQEPANPYFHEIKGQILFENGKVREALPVFRQAVERAPRAPLVATALGQAMVSLEDDVLMAEAIPILENATRQDPGNTFAWFNLAKAYSWVGREADANLATAERFYSAGVVYQAVGYAKRAMDSFKTGSPEWLRAQDIFFIARDAAERQRKQQRRRRRFDVEFTGQQEFQKQQEQHWQYQP from the coding sequence TTGCGTAAACTGCTAAAAAAAATCGCTTCAACACTTGTATGCGCCATAGCGTTGGCGCACCAAGCTTACGCGCAATCAATCCTTAGAGATGCAGAAACAGAAGCTTTCCTCCACGAAATTTCAGATCCTATTTTCATCGCAGCAGGCCTAGACCCAAGAAGCGTAAATATTTATCTGCTATCAGACCCATCTTTGAATGCCTTTGTAACCGGCGGCCAAAATATCTTCATTCACTCAGGCCTTATCATGGCTTCTGACGATGTAAACCAACTGTTAGGCGTAATCGCCCACGAAACTGGACATATTGCCGGTGGTCATTTGGTTGGCATCAGAGATGCGGCTTCAACTGCCGGTAATTTCAGCATTCTTTCTCTTGTTCTTGGTGCTGCTGCAATTGCTGCAGGCAGCCCTGATGCTGGTATTGGCCTTCTAGCCGCAGGGCAAACAGTTGCTCAAAGACAGTTCCTTGCCTTTAACCGAGTTCAAGAATCATCAGCAGACCAAGCCGGCGCAAAATATCTCAATGAGTTAGGTATTTCGGGTAAAGGCCTCATTCAATTCTTTGATAAATTGCGCGATCAGGAAGTACTAGCCTATATCAGGCAGGACCCTTACATTCGCAGCCACCCTTTAAACCGCACGCGTATCCTATCACTAGAGCAGGTTTTGGGGCAAAGTGAGTACTATAACAAACCGCCAAACCCTAAACATAACGAACAGTTCAATCGCCTTAAGGCAAAGCTTCAGGGCTACATTCAGCGACCAAGTGATACTCTGAAAGAATACCCGCTATCAGATAAAACCGCATCTGCGCGCTATGCTCGTGTATATGCATACCATAAGGCTCTTGAGTGGGATTTAGCGCTTAGCGAAGCCGATGCTTTGATAGAACAAGAACCTGCAAATCCATATTTCCATGAAATCAAAGGGCAGATATTGTTTGAAAATGGAAAGGTGCGCGAAGCACTTCCTGTTTTCAGGCAAGCTGTTGAACGTGCACCGCGTGCCCCTCTTGTAGCAACAGCGCTAGGGCAAGCGATGGTGTCTCTAGAAGATGATGTCTTAATGGCAGAAGCTATTCCAATTTTGGAAAATGCTACACGCCAAGACCCTGGAAATACTTTTGCATGGTTTAATCTAGCTAAGGCGTACAGCTGGGTTGGCCGCGAAGCGGATGCTAACCTCGCAACAGCAGAACGGTTTTATTCTGCTGGCGTTGTTTATCAGGCAGTTGGCTACGCCAAGCGTGCGATGGATTCCTTTAAAACCGGTTCACCAGAATGGCTCCGCGCGCAAGACATTTTCTTCATCGCAAGAGATGCCGCAGAAAGACAACGTAAACAGCAACGTCGTCGTAGACGTTTTGACGTTGAGTTTACAGGACAACAAGAATTTCAGAAGCAACAAGAACAGCACTGGCAATATCAGCCATAA